The genomic stretch AGGCGGGCGGTTTCATCTTGCCAACTGTGACTTTGGTGACTTTAGTTGTCAGCTTGCTGGTAGTCTCCACAGTTGCCCGCTCAACTGACCGTGCTAGAGAAGCTTCTAATGCTCGAGTTGAACAAGTATATCGCAGCGCTAACTCGGCGATTCTCGATCGCGCTAGGGCAAAGATTAGCGCCCTAATCGAAGATCCCACTCTACCTGGGGGAACTCCACCTGAATCTTCCCTCTACCAAGCTATTACTAGCGACAATGGTAACTACACCTTTGCCGATGAAGTTCGCCTCCAAATCGTCGATCCCGCAGTAAAATCTCCATCTAACGTCATTAACTGGGGAGCAGTTGCGATCTCTGATAATGATGCTGTTGGTACGACTTGGAAGTTCCCTGTTGATACTGACAGCAATGGTAAGTTTGACTCCTTTGCAATTTACACTATTCTGTTCCGTACAACGCCACGGGATACGGTTACTAACCTCAATACCCGTGCGGTTAGCCCAATCGAAGTCCGCACACCACCGATGGACAATGGGGTGCTAAGTGGTGCTTGTGTAAATGCGGCTTCCTCTGGTGCTAGTACGACGGAAGGTTGGGTAACGACATCGGATAACGCTCTCAAAAAGAGTTTCTTTGTCTATGCACTAACGGTTCCAATTACTACGCCACTCAATGATCCATCTAGCCCTCTTACCGCAGCAGAGCAAGCGGGTGGAGCCTTTGAAACTTATGCTGGTAATCCATCTTTCAGTGCGCTCGAACTCCAACAAGACCGTGCGCGATCGCCTCAAAATAATAATGCGGTTTGGTTTGAAGGGGACTTAGAAATATCACGGGCAGCAGCCTTTGACTTGAACGGAAGAATCTATACAGCTGGGAATCTGATGTTGGGGGTTGAAAGTTCTCCGATCAGGCTTTTCCAAGTTAGTAGTCCTTCTTCTTGCTATTACAAAGAAGAAAATAGCAAAATTTCTGTAGCAGGGAATGTTGTTGAAGGGGATGCTCTCGTTAGTGACAACTCATTGAGTGTAAATTCAACGGTTGGGGTGCATTTGTTCCGAGGAGGTGGGGTAGATCCTACGGGTGGGAATCCTAATACTTTGGTTGGAACTAATGCTGGAGCTGCTGCAGGACAAATCAAGATTATTGATAACTCAACCCAAAGCGTAGAAGACAATGATTCAAATCGGGGACGTGATGTTGCTTTTAATGACTTTGCCTATAACTTTCGGGTAGATGCACTGGTTAACTTAGCTGATGCCACATTTTCAGGGGCGAATGTCATTACTTCAGGATTACCTTCCTACGCATCGATTACAGATAAGGATGTTCTGACCAGTGATCCACTGCCTGTCAAGTTAGATATTGTGAAGCGAGTAATTGATGAAGGTCTTACTACAGAAGCTGACTTTAGAGTTGCTCGCAGAAAGGCTTTAGATGCCTATTTTAGATTGCGGACACGCAAAGTTCCCTATCGTGAAGTTCCCTATGGTGCTTCCGATAGCGTAATTTACGGTGGAGTTACACCCGCAATTACTACAGTTACCACAGCTAGCGGGTCAGAATGGCAGCCTCCAATCGAGTGGATGTTTCCTGCCTATTCCAATGCAGCTCCAATGACAGGAGATGTCTCTGTAGCCGCCGATCTCGTGAATATTAAGGCTGGTAAATCTTTAATAAGAGGAAGTGCTGGCACAAATCCAACTACGGTTCCGCCTACAGTGGCAAAAATTGGTGACTTGACCCTAGGAAAAACCAGTACGATTTCATCAGCATCGATCGCTGCTTTGCCTGCCACCAAGCCCGAAGATGAGAAGGTTACTTACGAGCAATTTTTGGGCGATCGCGTATTAGTTGGTAATAACTTACCTGCACTATGGCTCAAAAATGATGGTGGCATCAATCGCTATGTAGGTTTGACGGAGGCAAATTACCTCACCAGTAACGATTCAATTCGCTGGAACAATACGGAGACTTCGGCGATCGCTGCCTCCACTGCTAACAGTCGCTATCGCTTTACCCAATCAAATTCGCTCAAGTCTTTGGGTGTGTCAGATCGAGGCGGTTTCTGGGAACTCAATGCGGCTGACAACCCCGGATTTGACGCTACTGGTAAGTCAACTCCCACCACCACACCAGTTAGTGGTGGTCTCAGAGTTGTTACTAGTGCAGGGGTGTATAGTCGTAAAGCAACCCAAACATTTCTACCCGCGCCACCTGCTTTAGTTGATAACCCGATTACCTCTAATGACACTTCCACTTCATCACCAGAATCTGATTTTCGTTACAGATTAAATGAAGCGAATTTCCCAGTTGTCTGGAGTGATGCGATGCCAATGACTGGCTCGGTCAAACTAGATACTTCCGTAACTCCTAATGTCTATCGTCCTTGGAATTGGACTGCTGGGCGTTGGGCAAATTCTACGGATGCTGCAACTGTTACTATCGATGCTCTGGGCAATACTGCACCCAATCCTGACAATCGGAAGGGTGATTTGCAGATGCGAGCCACTGCGGTCTATCACTACAAAACATCGGCATATGACCCAGCCGCTCCTGCTACATACCAAGCTCCGATCGCCTGTGTCAGTAGCTACTACGATCCCACTAATTCCGTTACTGCTCAAGATGTTTCTGTAGCAGGTGGGCGCTCAAATAATGGATATTCCTATGCTGTTGGTCAAACTGCTGCTAACATCACATCTGGCATCACCTTTACCAATTCAACAGGGCTATTTACAGTCACTTCTGGAGCTGACGATCCTGCGGACGCAGGTGTTGCTCTATCATCTCGTCTGGCATATCAAGCAAACTTAATGTTCCCTAATGGTAGATTTGCCAATGAACCATTACGGAATGCACTCATCAAAGTTTCAGGAAGCCAGACTCTGACTTTGCCTGACCAGTCAGCCATAGACTCGACACTCTGTTCACTACAAATTCTCGATGGAACGATCGCTAAGAGTACGACTCTTTTCCCTAACTTTGCAGTGAAGGAAGCCGCATTCTTAGATGGTCGTGAAGTGAAGGCTCTTAATCAAGATGAGTCATTAACCACACCAATTGCGAATAGTACCAATCGTTCCGATCTCTATAATCTCGAAATAGAACAGCGTGAGCCGCTAGAGATTCGGGTGACGGATCTCGATATGGAAATATTGCGATCGACAACTATCTCAGGGACTAACAACACTACTAATGGCGTAAATCCAGACTACTTACTACCCTACAGTGGCGTTGTCTATGCGACTCGTGATGATTCACTACCTGACCTCAGTTATTTTGATACTGACACAAGCGGAAATCCTGTCACTACTTTGATGAGCAAGCGGCGATCGCTAAGTTCAACCGATTTTCGTCTTGATCCCTCCCGTCGCCCCAATGGCATTCGTCTACGGAATGGAACTCGTCTCTGGCGTGGTACTGGTACTACGCAGCCAAATTATAGTACAGCCACCCAAGGCGAAAAGGGATTGATTTTAGTTTCTAACGATCCTGTATATGTCAAGGCTGACGGTGGTGGATTTAACCTGCATACGGCTGAGGAGTTTACAACTGCACTGGCTAGTGATTGGAGTAATTTCTACACTCGAACCACTCTAAATCCTAACTTTGCCTATCGTCCAGGACAGGCTCAAGCCTCATCAGGAGGATCTGGTGGTGATCAATGGCGACCAGCGACGGTAATTTCTGATGGTATTACGGTGCAGTCGGGTAGCTTCGCAGAAGGTTTCCGCGATCAAGGTGACTATGACCTTCGCAATAACCGTAACTCCTCGACCAATACGAACTGGGAAGATCGCAGTCAAACTACTAAATTACTCAGTCAAACGGTTGGGTTAGGCAGTGCTTCTCTCTCAGAGCGCCAAGATTTACCATCGATCAAGCGCCTGAGTATGGGCTTCTTGAACAATAACTTTGTCACTAGTTACAACTGGCTGCCTGATGCAACTGTTGCCGATACAATCTCAGGAAATTCGGGAACCTACCCCGCCTTTACCGCTCTTGGTGCTGCAACTGCTACCTCTGATGTTGACTCCAATCTCTGGCCTGGACTGGGTAGCACGAACACTAATAGTTATCTCTCTAATGGTGTCACTCCTGTCCAGCGTCGGGTGATCTTTGGTGAATATGGCATGGAGATTTGCCGTAAGGTTCCTGCCTCGGAATGTACTTTTAGTGATTGGGTCAAAGATGGTGCAGGGACAACAGCACTACCAAATGCTACTGGTACGACTGCACCAACACCAGCGGCTGCACCTCGATATATTGCGTCTGCGGATGAGCGGTTCCCCCGTCGTTTGTCATTCTTGCGCTATGACGATATCTATAATGATGGGAACCAAGCACTTATCATGGCAGCAGGTTCTTGTCCTGACCTCAACAACTGGTGGCCGATGCCCATTGGTGTTGTTAATGGGAATACTGATGCAACGGCGGCTTCTAATGCTGGCTATACCTATCCACAGGTACTAGGCGATCGCACTACACCCTTTAGTCTGTCTAACAGCACCGCCTATGGCAATGTTGGCTGTCCTTCAATACATCCTGTAGTCAGATTTGATAACAATAATGACATTGGTGACGTTGAGGGTAGAAGTATCTATACCTTGCCCCAAAGTCCTCCTGATGCGGGTGACCCCTTGCTTTCAGGCGCAATCACATCTTCTAACCCTCAGAACCCACCTCTACGCCAAGGTGATCTCCCCACAAGTTATCCTGCCCCAACTACTGCTAATACAACAGCATCCGACTATGTAAAGACCAATGACTATGCCCCGATTGTGGCTAGTGGCAATCTGCCCGAACCAAACTTTATTGTTCCTAATACCAATAACTCTACCGACAACCCCGTCACATGGCCCGGACATACCAAACGAAATGTTGTTCGTCAGTATCCTCCAGCCACTGGCACAAGTACAACTCTAGCTACTAATGATGGATCAGGCAATACCGCTTCCAATCCTCCGACAAACCTAAGATTGAACAATAACGCTATTTATCGCCCCTATACATTTAGGGTAATTGTTGATAATCCCAACACTGCGAATAACAGCGATCCAGCTACTGGAACTCCTGCAACTCCGATCACCGTGGAGATTTCTACGGAAGATCCTAATCCCACCTCATTAACGGGATTGGATAGTAACGCATCACATATTGCTAAGCGCGGACTGTACTTAGGCACAGGGGCAACAGGGCTGCAACCTCAGGTGAAAAACACTTCCTATGGAGGTAGTGCTACTCAAACTACGCCTGCTAATCAGATTGGGCTTGAAGAAGCGATCACCGCTCGTGGATCTGGTACTGGTACTGACTATCTCTCGACTATTTATCGATGGAATGGTACAACTTGGGTTCCTGCCGACTATGTGGGTACTCCTGCGGCGGGCGGTAAACAAGTTCTCAAATTCCCCGACACCACTAATCCTCAATGTTCAGCAATCACTTCTGGCACTACTACCTGTTTCCAATGGGTAACAGTCTTGGTTGTCCGCGATAGTGCGGTTGAGGAAAGAGAAAGATTCCGTGTGCGGATTGATAATCCGAATGAGAAGGATACAGGTGCTGTATTAAGAACCGTTACTGCTCCTAGCACCACAAGCAATGCCAATGCTTGGGATTATCGTTGGGTCAGGATTGACAATGACGATGCGCCATCAACTGGTGGAACACCAACACCAACACCAACGCCAACACCAACGCCAACGCCAATCCCAACGCCAACACCAATCCCAACGCCAACACCAGTACCAACACCAATCCCAACGCCAACACCGAAACCAACACCAACACCAGTACCAACACCAACACCAACACCGAAGCCTGTCACTCCAACACCAGTACCAACACCAACACCAGTAGCAACACCAACACCGAAACCAACACCAACACCAACACCGAAACCAACACCAACACCAACACCAACACCTATTCCTATTGGTCCTGGAACGATCTTCCCTCAAAGAGCCTTTAGTCATACACGCTTGCCATTCTCGGCAATCATGCCTCGTATTCCTGAATCTAGCCCCTTAGCTGCTGCCTATCCCGCAGCTCCTACTGGCACAACTAACTATCCTTTCCCCAGCTATGCAGGATCATCTGGCTATTCATTTGTTCCTAACACTAAAGGCAATAGTGCTTGGGGCGTACCTGTAGCCAACCAATTCCCCGACATTGCCCCTGATCAAGCACCTTATGTCTCTGGTGGTACTGCGGCAACTGAAAATGCTCAGACTCCGATGTTGCCTGGAATGTCTAAGCTTGTTCCTCAGAGGGTAGCGCGATCGCTATGGTATAGAACTACCTCTGCCAACAGCGATCCGACTGGTGATAGTGCTGACACCCAATATGAAAACACGCGCAACCTATTTATCTACAACACCAGCTATGACTCAACCGCAGCTAATCCCGCATCCAATGGCACATTTAACACCAATCAACCTGCGCCATTAATCTTGCCTGAAACAGTTTGTATCAATCCCACAACGGGCTTGGTAGATAAAACCTGTACTGATGCAGGAGCGACCCTCAATCTCAATTTACCTGCTAACACTACATTCCCCAATGGTAGTGCGACCAACCAACCTGCATCGTCATTTACAGTTTGTGGTGCAACGGGTGCTTCACGTCGATATCAAGCAACTCAGCAGCTTGGTACGACATTCCTCAATGACATTACAGGTAATAGTTGTCCGACTACATTGGGCAATCCAAGAAGTGCGATCGTGAGTTTTGCCTCAGGTTTGACTACTACTAACTTCACCACTGGTCAAGCAGTATCGCTGAGTGGGTCTGGTACTACTTGGTCGGTGAATGCCCTTAGCAGCACTAAACCTAATGTCTTAGATTTAACGGCTGCTAATTTCACCTCACTGCTTAATTCGACCCTTACCTTAAATGCCAATGGCAATACCGATCCGACATTCATACTACGCGCACCTGATTCTGCGGATATCACCATTGATGGTTTGTATGTCAAGTTGCAAGGTGTCGATCCTAACAAGGTATTTTGGCTATTCCCTAGATTGGGACCAAAAGCTCTAACGATTCAGGGTACTACTGTTAGCAAACCCACTGTACTGGTCGGTAACTTTATTGGAACGATGCCCGCCACTGGTGGAGCCAGAGATACTGTAACAGGGTTAAATATTGGACCCACTTACAGTGGTCAGGGTGTTGCGATTAGAAGTGCGAGATTCTTAGGATTTAGAGCAGTTAATGTCAAACAAGCTGCGACCGAATCAGCAGTTACACCTGTGGTCTCACCAGCAGCGATCGGAGTTGACTCCACAGCGATGATTACTGCCATGACTACCGTCAATCAGCCCGTCGTTGTTCCCGTGATCCAACTTCACTCACCGATCTCCAAAACAGTCGCAGCTTCTACCCCCGCTGCTACTGCCGCAGCAATGCCACAGCCCACTGGTTATAACCAGAAGTATCTGAATGGTATTAATGGTAATCCTGCCGCCGCCGCAACCCCAGGTGATGGCACAGGTCAATGGACACAGCGAGCAAGTGCCGCTACAGTCAATATTTACTTCGTAGCAGGTAACACCCCATCGCGTTCCTATGTGCCATATACCACATCGGCAACAGCTGTTACACCTAACACAACAATTTATACAGGTGAGACAGGCGGTGGCTTGCACAACTTTGTCCGCTTTATGGAGAACTGGACAGGTCAAACCCTACAGATCTCAGGTGGATTTATTCAAAATACCCGTAGTGTCTTTGCCACTGCACCATTCTCGGCAACTGCACCTTACAGCAGCCTTTCCGTCACTGGATGTACTACGACTTTGTCCTATGCGACCCGTGACACCTGTATTGAGACCAGTAGCGATATGCAGACTTGGTTTACCAATCCTTCTGCCGTTACTGATCCCCTCAGCAACTTTGCCAAGTATTACCAGTCCGTCACAGTGCAGTCAGTGCCTTTCTACTCACCACCTCGCAGAAAATGGGGATTTGACGTTGGTTTGCTAGTCCAACAGCCCGACTTGTTCGCGCAAAGGTTCTCGCAAGCGTTGCCTAACCCCAACGAGTTCTTTAGAGAGGCAACCAAAGATGATCCTTGGATCAAAACTATGCTCTGTGCCTTACAGCCTGATCCCACTAAACTTGAGACAGACAATACCGCAGCCGATATCATCAATGTTGGCTATAAGCAAAAACTAGGTACTAAACCCTCAAATTACACAAGCTATGCACTTGGTAGCAAAGAGCGTCCATCCGATTGCGATACGCTAACTGCAAACAAGGTCTATAATCCTGCTTAGATCCTCTAAAGAAAAAGTGTTTTTTTCATACGTCCTGAGTCTATGAAAAAAACACTTTTAGATCTTTTTTAAATAAGTTCTTGGCAGTAAAATCTAGAGCTTAGAATTTACGGAAAATAACTAAACAGACTAGTTGTATCAATCGCTCCTCATTAAGGTGATCCGCTATGCGAAAAATAAATACTCGTTTATTCCTCATCAAGTATTTGCTATCTACGCAAGCAGGATTTTCGCTGCTAGAGGCTCTTATGGCAGTGGTCGTAGTGAGCATTCTCATGACTGCGATTTTGCCTATGATCGTATTGACTACTGCTACAAGAGTCCAGTCGCGGCGAGTTGACCTAGCTACACAGGCAGCCCGTGGCTATGTCGATGGTGTCCGCTCAGGTGTAATTGACATCACATCGACAGGGGCATCCTTTCCATTTTTGAATACCGACACTGCCCGAAATCAATATTTCCAAAGTACACCAGCACCAAACAATACTAATATCAGTAGTCTGAATGCGATCCAAGGGGTCAAGATAGATACTAATTCCAATGGCTTTAGTATTAATGATCCGCAGGATTTAGTGATTCAGCCGATGCGTACTACTGGTACAGATTTATCAACGCAGGGCTTTTATATGCAGGTGCGGGTATACCGAGCTGATGCTTTTCAACAGGATGCTTCAGGAAATCTCACAGCACTGCAATCAGGACTGACATTGCAGACAGGAAATGATGAGTCAGCCTGTCCAAATGGTCGTCAAACCATCACTAATACTGGCGGAGCCAAAAATTGTCCTTTGGTAATTATGAAGGTTGATATTAATCCTCCAACAAGTACGCTTAGTCAGATTAAAAGTCGTTTATAGAGATGACTTGGATATTTGAAATTTTATAGATTTTTATTGAATATTCATTCTTAATAGCAACTTCTATCCCAACTTTTTGGACTGCCATGATTTTCTCAATACGTAAATTATTCAGGGTTAATCGTTCTTATCAAAGGCTGCATGGCGATCGCCATTTGCGGCTGTGGTTTGAGCTAAAGATATTTTTTAAACGGTTGCTCTCAAGAATATTCACTACAGGCGATCGCTGGACTGCGCGAGTTAAAGGTTTCACTTTAATTGAACTATTGATTGCGATTTTGATGGCTACTGTGATCATTAGTACATTGCTTGCCTTTACCGTCAATATTATGGATACGGATCGCAAGGAACAAGCAAAGGTGGAATCTCAAGGAGAAGTGCAAGCTGCTCTCAACTACATATCTGACGATTTACAAGAGTCTGTCTATATCTATAACGCTGATAGTTTAAATAACAACAGTCCCAACGGGATCAAAGATCAGCTTCCCAGTTTTACTAATAGCACTCCAGTTTTAGTCTTTTGGAAGCGTAAATACTTTGCGCCTACAGATATCGTCAATGTAGGCGGCGCAAACACCAAAGCTGTAGGCTGCTTGGAATATGGAACATCAACGACGAATGGAACTTGTAGTCCAACTACGCCAACTGGATCTGGTCGATATACCTATTCTCTGGTGGCTTACTATCTGATCTATGACAATGCTAATGGCGCAAATACAGACTGGTCTAATGCCGCAAGATTAGGACGTTGGGAAATCAGTGATGGTCTGCGTGCATCTTGCCAAGCGGATTACAATGCTACACCTACAGCTTGTAATGAGCCGAAGCCAATTGACAGGGTGGATGTGACTCCATCGACATCTACTCCATCTTCAGGAGTTAATTTTATTAATTATTGGACTTTACCTGATCGAGGTTTTAGACCATTTGATATTCAAGGTGGAACTTTAGAATTCCTCATGAATAAATGGACAAAAACTAGTGCAGCCTACACTGGTAGTTTGACAACCTTGATAGATTTTATTGATGACACGCCTTACAACACCTTGCAAGACAATACTACCCTTGGTGATACCCCCATTGATATTGTGATTGGTCCAAATACAACAGTTTCAGGTAAGACAGTTAATTCTGACTGTTTGGATCAGGGCAAAGGAGTTGGTGGCACATTAACAGCAGCAAATACAACTACTCAAAGAATTCCTGGTGCATTTTCTACTACTTCCTCTAATGCGGCGGAAAAGCTGAGTAGCTTTTATGTATGTGTGAACTCTAGTCAAAATGTTGCAAGGATCTATTTGAGAGGTAATGCTATAGCAAGGTTGAGACCAAATCAAATCGAAAGTCAAAGAAGTATCTCTACAGACAACACTGCATTTTTAACAACAGGTAATGTCAGAGCTTTTGGACGAGGTAAGGTTTTTACTCAATAGTTTTTTATTTTTCTATTGGGGGACTGCCCCAAGCAAGACCTCAATTCGCAAATCCTTTAGGAGAGATTCCAATGCTGTGGTTATCTAAACATAATAGAAAGTTATTGTTGCTATTAGTACGAAATCGCGATCGCGGCTTTACCTTGATTGAGGTTTTAGCAGTATTGGTGATCGTTGGGGTTTTATCAGCGATCGCGGCTCCCGGCTGGCTAGGATTTTTGAATAATAATCGTCTCAGCGCTTCTCAAAGTCGAGTTTTTAGTACGATCAAAGATGCTCAATCTACGGCTAAGAGAACTAATACACCTACAACTTTTACAATCGCTAACTCATCGAATGGAGCTTATGTTGTCACTAGCCGATCACAAGCTCAATATTTAGAACAAGGTGTACAGGTTCTATCGGTTAATAAACAGACTGCACCAACATCGGTTACATTACCATTAACAATTTCGTTTAACGCACAAGGACTGCCTACTACGGTTAATAATGCTGCCTTTACTGATTTTCCCCTGCGGATCACTTTAAATACTCCCGATACTCCCAACCGCAAACGCTGTACCACGATCACGACAATTTTGGGTTCAGTCAAATCAGGATCTGATACAGACTGCCCTTAAAATTAACGTCATTTCGACGAGGGCAGAAAATGGAAAAAATCGCTAAGCGATTTTTTCCATTTTCTGCCATTTGTGCGGCGCGAAGCGCCGCACAAATGGCGTTATCGAACTTACATTAAAATTAACCTCAGTTCGGGTTAAGCTGGCAAATTTTAAAAGCCCAAAAGAAAAAGCTTTGCTACGCAAAGCTTTTTCTTTTGGGCTTTGAGAGAGGGTTTGCGTAGCAAACCCTCTCTCAAAGCCCGTTTCAAAATTATCCCGAACTCGCGTTAAAATTATCTGTAAATAGAGTGTAAATATAGGAATAATTTGCTAAACTGACAATTACCCGATAATTACACTTAAAAGTCATAAGATACTATGTTACGGACTGTGAGGGGATATCGCCAAAGAAGCCGCGATCGCCATCGTAAAGTTAGGGGCTTTACACTACTGGAAATCTTAGTTGTCATCGCAATCATCGGCATTTTAGCGGCGATCGCGTCTCCCTCTTGGCTAGGCTTTGTCAACAACCAAAGGTTAAACGCTACCCAAAGCCGTACTGTTAGCATTTTGCGCTTAGCTCAGAGTAATGCCAAACGGAGCAACACAATGTGGCAGGCTTCTTTTAGAAATACGCCCAATGTTTCTCAATATGCAGTGCATCCTGCGCCTACTGCCAATACCAATCAAGCATATTGGGATAATCTACCTTGGCAAAACTTTGACGAAGGAGTGCGGATTGTCGAGAATACAGAAACTCCACCCAAGACAACATTGACGCAATTGACGGCAGTTCCTGAGCCAGATGTATATCGTGTACAGTTTACAGAACAGGGGAATCCTAATGGAATTGGAGAATTGGGACGGATTACGTTTGTCGCTAGAGTGGGCGATCGCAAAAAATGTGTGATTATTTCAACTTTACTAGGCTCAATGCGCCAAGCTGAAAGTTCGGGATGCAATCAAACTTAGCAAAATATCTTTATCTCTTTCGAGGTTTAGGAATAATTGTCTCAATGGGTAAATCTTCGCTCAATAGATAGGTAACGGCTTTATCACTAAGGAGCATGGCTTTGGAGAGAAGCGATCGCGCAGTGCTATGGTCAGGTAAATATAGCTTGAGGATTTTGCGCTTGATTAATGGAGCTGTTGTGGAAAGTTTACTTCTAGCATTGCGCCACTCGGCATCAGAGCGACAAAATAGGCGCAGAGCAAGATCAACTGTTGGCTGTCGGCAGTTGGTATCGTCATTATTCAAAAACGTAAAGAGTCTTTCATAACGACGGCTAATTTCGGGGGCAAGGCAGAGAATGAGTAGATCGCGCTCGAAATGACCTAGCTCTAAGCGATCGCACAGGGTCGGAATTGCTAAGCGAATATTATGGTGTTGGCTTGCTTCAAGGCGATCTCCATAGCGTCCGAGGGGATGGTGAATTTGGGGCGGGTGATTAGGAACTAAACTGCCACCTTTAGAAGGATCGATCGCGATAAAGCCTTTCCACCAATGACTGGTCGAGCGATCAATAGTTGACTTTGCCACACGATCAACCTCTTGATTAGTTTGACGTTGTTTTGATAGCGATCTCATCAACACACGATCAAGCCATGCCAGTTCCGCCTTGAGATACG from Pseudanabaena sp. Chao 1811 encodes the following:
- a CDS encoding prepilin-type N-terminal cleavage/methylation domain-containing protein, with translation MRKINTRLFLIKYLLSTQAGFSLLEALMAVVVVSILMTAILPMIVLTTATRVQSRRVDLATQAARGYVDGVRSGVIDITSTGASFPFLNTDTARNQYFQSTPAPNNTNISSLNAIQGVKIDTNSNGFSINDPQDLVIQPMRTTGTDLSTQGFYMQVRVYRADAFQQDASGNLTALQSGLTLQTGNDESACPNGRQTITNTGGAKNCPLVIMKVDINPPTSTLSQIKSRL
- the hpsA gene encoding hormogonium polysaccharide biosynthesis protein HpsA — its product is MSDSKQSRKLNRFFAEFLAKIRKWLNKIGSPIRISRRFIRLLLNGSSGKKRKAGGFILPTVTLVTLVVSLLVVSTVARSTDRAREASNARVEQVYRSANSAILDRARAKISALIEDPTLPGGTPPESSLYQAITSDNGNYTFADEVRLQIVDPAVKSPSNVINWGAVAISDNDAVGTTWKFPVDTDSNGKFDSFAIYTILFRTTPRDTVTNLNTRAVSPIEVRTPPMDNGVLSGACVNAASSGASTTEGWVTTSDNALKKSFFVYALTVPITTPLNDPSSPLTAAEQAGGAFETYAGNPSFSALELQQDRARSPQNNNAVWFEGDLEISRAAAFDLNGRIYTAGNLMLGVESSPIRLFQVSSPSSCYYKEENSKISVAGNVVEGDALVSDNSLSVNSTVGVHLFRGGGVDPTGGNPNTLVGTNAGAAAGQIKIIDNSTQSVEDNDSNRGRDVAFNDFAYNFRVDALVNLADATFSGANVITSGLPSYASITDKDVLTSDPLPVKLDIVKRVIDEGLTTEADFRVARRKALDAYFRLRTRKVPYREVPYGASDSVIYGGVTPAITTVTTASGSEWQPPIEWMFPAYSNAAPMTGDVSVAADLVNIKAGKSLIRGSAGTNPTTVPPTVAKIGDLTLGKTSTISSASIAALPATKPEDEKVTYEQFLGDRVLVGNNLPALWLKNDGGINRYVGLTEANYLTSNDSIRWNNTETSAIAASTANSRYRFTQSNSLKSLGVSDRGGFWELNAADNPGFDATGKSTPTTTPVSGGLRVVTSAGVYSRKATQTFLPAPPALVDNPITSNDTSTSSPESDFRYRLNEANFPVVWSDAMPMTGSVKLDTSVTPNVYRPWNWTAGRWANSTDAATVTIDALGNTAPNPDNRKGDLQMRATAVYHYKTSAYDPAAPATYQAPIACVSSYYDPTNSVTAQDVSVAGGRSNNGYSYAVGQTAANITSGITFTNSTGLFTVTSGADDPADAGVALSSRLAYQANLMFPNGRFANEPLRNALIKVSGSQTLTLPDQSAIDSTLCSLQILDGTIAKSTTLFPNFAVKEAAFLDGREVKALNQDESLTTPIANSTNRSDLYNLEIEQREPLEIRVTDLDMEILRSTTISGTNNTTNGVNPDYLLPYSGVVYATRDDSLPDLSYFDTDTSGNPVTTLMSKRRSLSSTDFRLDPSRRPNGIRLRNGTRLWRGTGTTQPNYSTATQGEKGLILVSNDPVYVKADGGGFNLHTAEEFTTALASDWSNFYTRTTLNPNFAYRPGQAQASSGGSGGDQWRPATVISDGITVQSGSFAEGFRDQGDYDLRNNRNSSTNTNWEDRSQTTKLLSQTVGLGSASLSERQDLPSIKRLSMGFLNNNFVTSYNWLPDATVADTISGNSGTYPAFTALGAATATSDVDSNLWPGLGSTNTNSYLSNGVTPVQRRVIFGEYGMEICRKVPASECTFSDWVKDGAGTTALPNATGTTAPTPAAAPRYIASADERFPRRLSFLRYDDIYNDGNQALIMAAGSCPDLNNWWPMPIGVVNGNTDATAASNAGYTYPQVLGDRTTPFSLSNSTAYGNVGCPSIHPVVRFDNNNDIGDVEGRSIYTLPQSPPDAGDPLLSGAITSSNPQNPPLRQGDLPTSYPAPTTANTTASDYVKTNDYAPIVASGNLPEPNFIVPNTNNSTDNPVTWPGHTKRNVVRQYPPATGTSTTLATNDGSGNTASNPPTNLRLNNNAIYRPYTFRVIVDNPNTANNSDPATGTPATPITVEISTEDPNPTSLTGLDSNASHIAKRGLYLGTGATGLQPQVKNTSYGGSATQTTPANQIGLEEAITARGSGTGTDYLSTIYRWNGTTWVPADYVGTPAAGGKQVLKFPDTTNPQCSAITSGTTTCFQWVTVLVVRDSAVEERERFRVRIDNPNEKDTGAVLRTVTAPSTTSNANAWDYRWVRIDNDDAPSTGGTPTPTPTPTPTPTPIPTPTPIPTPTPVPTPIPTPTPKPTPTPVPTPTPTPKPVTPTPVPTPTPVATPTPKPTPTPTPKPTPTPTPTPIPIGPGTIFPQRAFSHTRLPFSAIMPRIPESSPLAAAYPAAPTGTTNYPFPSYAGSSGYSFVPNTKGNSAWGVPVANQFPDIAPDQAPYVSGGTAATENAQTPMLPGMSKLVPQRVARSLWYRTTSANSDPTGDSADTQYENTRNLFIYNTSYDSTAANPASNGTFNTNQPAPLILPETVCINPTTGLVDKTCTDAGATLNLNLPANTTFPNGSATNQPASSFTVCGATGASRRYQATQQLGTTFLNDITGNSCPTTLGNPRSAIVSFASGLTTTNFTTGQAVSLSGSGTTWSVNALSSTKPNVLDLTAANFTSLLNSTLTLNANGNTDPTFILRAPDSADITIDGLYVKLQGVDPNKVFWLFPRLGPKALTIQGTTVSKPTVLVGNFIGTMPATGGARDTVTGLNIGPTYSGQGVAIRSARFLGFRAVNVKQAATESAVTPVVSPAAIGVDSTAMITAMTTVNQPVVVPVIQLHSPISKTVAASTPAATAAAMPQPTGYNQKYLNGINGNPAAAATPGDGTGQWTQRASAATVNIYFVAGNTPSRSYVPYTTSATAVTPNTTIYTGETGGGLHNFVRFMENWTGQTLQISGGFIQNTRSVFATAPFSATAPYSSLSVTGCTTTLSYATRDTCIETSSDMQTWFTNPSAVTDPLSNFAKYYQSVTVQSVPFYSPPRRKWGFDVGLLVQQPDLFAQRFSQALPNPNEFFREATKDDPWIKTMLCALQPDPTKLETDNTAADIINVGYKQKLGTKPSNYTSYALGSKERPSDCDTLTANKVYNPA